A window of the Amycolatopsis solani genome harbors these coding sequences:
- the pepN gene encoding aminopeptidase N, translating into MPAPNLTRDQAKLRADLLDVTAYDIELDLTDGHGGPGEKTFASTTTVRFSSARAGENTWVDIVADRVHSATLNGADVDVSAYVEDKGIALAGLAEANELTVTADCRYMNTGEGLHRFVDPVDDGVYLYTQFETADAKRMFACFDQPDLKSVYRLTVIAPRDWKVVSNTMAESTEETPEGAVRTVFKESERLSTYLVALIAGPYAEWRDEYTDAHKTIPLGIYCRASLAEHMDAERLFTETKQGFGFYHEKFGTAYPFSKYDQLFVPEFNAGAMENAGAVTFLEDYVFRSRVTRYAYERRAETLLHEMAHMWFGDLVTMRWWDDLWLNESFATFASVLAQAEATEYKNAWTSFANIEKSWAYRQDQLPSTHPIAADIVDLHAVEVNFDGITYAKGASVLKQLVAYVGLDHFLDGLKVYFGKHAWGNATLADLLGALEEASGRDLSWWSAQWLETTGLNSLSPRYEVGADGKFTAFAVVQSGAKPGAGELRTHRVAVGVYDEDANGKIVRKHRVELDVDGERTEVPDLVGLPAGKLVLVNDDDLTYCTMRLDPTSLTTLIDRVADITESLPRTLCWSAAWEMTREAELKARDFVTLVQRGIHTETEVGVVQRLLLQAQTALNSYAEQNWAASTGWPAFTGRLLELVRAAEPGSDHQLAFVNSLAGSVLDDATLSVVAGWLDGSAPLDGLTVDTDLRWRLLHALVAHGKADATEIDAELARDNTATGRRQAERARALRPTGEAKADAWQRAVYDDELPNAVSDSLISGFSHPGQKALLGSYVAKYFEVIDEVWQRRSSERAQPIAIGLYPSWAVAPETVTASDEWLTGDHSQALRRLVSEGRAGIVRALAARDFDAQS; encoded by the coding sequence GTGCCCGCCCCCAACCTGACCCGCGACCAAGCCAAGCTGCGCGCGGATCTGCTCGACGTCACCGCGTACGACATCGAGCTGGATCTGACCGACGGCCACGGCGGTCCCGGGGAGAAGACCTTCGCGTCGACGACGACCGTCCGGTTCTCCAGCGCCCGGGCCGGCGAGAACACGTGGGTCGACATCGTCGCCGACCGCGTGCACTCGGCCACCCTGAACGGCGCGGACGTCGACGTCAGCGCGTACGTCGAGGACAAGGGCATCGCGCTGGCCGGACTGGCCGAGGCGAACGAGCTCACCGTGACCGCCGACTGCCGGTACATGAACACCGGCGAGGGCCTGCACCGGTTCGTCGACCCGGTCGACGACGGCGTCTACCTGTACACGCAGTTCGAGACCGCCGACGCCAAGCGGATGTTCGCCTGCTTCGACCAGCCCGACCTGAAGTCGGTCTACCGGCTCACGGTCATCGCGCCGCGGGACTGGAAGGTCGTCTCGAACACGATGGCCGAGTCCACCGAAGAGACGCCGGAAGGCGCCGTCCGGACGGTGTTCAAGGAGTCCGAACGGCTTTCGACATACCTGGTCGCGCTGATCGCCGGCCCGTACGCCGAGTGGCGCGACGAGTACACCGACGCCCACAAGACCATCCCGCTCGGGATCTACTGCCGCGCGTCGCTGGCCGAGCACATGGACGCCGAGCGCCTCTTCACCGAGACCAAGCAGGGTTTCGGCTTCTACCACGAGAAGTTCGGCACGGCCTACCCGTTCTCCAAGTACGACCAGCTGTTCGTGCCGGAGTTCAACGCGGGCGCGATGGAGAACGCCGGCGCGGTGACGTTCCTGGAGGACTACGTCTTCCGCAGCCGCGTCACCCGCTACGCCTACGAGCGGCGCGCCGAGACGCTGCTGCACGAGATGGCGCACATGTGGTTCGGCGACCTGGTCACCATGCGCTGGTGGGACGACCTGTGGCTGAACGAGTCGTTCGCGACCTTCGCGAGCGTGCTGGCGCAGGCCGAGGCGACCGAGTACAAGAACGCGTGGACCAGCTTCGCGAACATCGAGAAGTCGTGGGCCTACCGGCAGGACCAGCTGCCTTCGACGCACCCGATCGCGGCCGACATCGTCGACCTGCACGCGGTCGAGGTCAACTTCGACGGCATCACCTACGCCAAGGGCGCGAGCGTGCTCAAGCAGCTCGTCGCCTACGTCGGGCTCGACCACTTCCTCGACGGCCTGAAGGTGTACTTCGGCAAGCACGCGTGGGGCAACGCGACGCTGGCCGACCTGCTGGGCGCGCTGGAGGAGGCGTCCGGGCGCGACCTGTCGTGGTGGAGCGCGCAGTGGCTGGAGACGACCGGGCTCAACTCGCTGAGCCCGCGCTACGAGGTCGGCGCGGACGGCAAGTTCACGGCGTTCGCCGTCGTGCAGTCCGGTGCGAAGCCGGGTGCCGGTGAGCTGCGCACGCACCGCGTCGCCGTGGGCGTGTACGACGAGGACGCGAACGGCAAGATCGTCCGGAAGCACCGCGTGGAGCTGGACGTCGACGGCGAGCGCACCGAGGTGCCGGACCTGGTCGGCCTGCCCGCGGGCAAGCTGGTGCTGGTCAACGACGACGACCTGACCTACTGCACGATGCGTCTCGACCCGACGTCGCTCACGACGCTGATCGACCGCGTCGCCGACATCACCGAGTCGCTCCCCCGCACGCTGTGCTGGTCGGCGGCGTGGGAGATGACCCGCGAGGCCGAGCTGAAGGCCCGCGACTTCGTCACGCTGGTGCAGCGCGGCATCCACACGGAAACCGAGGTCGGCGTCGTCCAGCGGCTGCTGCTGCAGGCCCAGACCGCCCTGAACTCGTACGCCGAGCAGAACTGGGCGGCCTCGACGGGCTGGCCGGCATTCACCGGACGGCTGCTGGAGCTGGTCCGCGCCGCGGAGCCGGGTTCGGACCACCAGCTGGCGTTCGTGAACTCGCTGGCGGGCTCGGTCCTGGACGACGCCACGCTGTCGGTGGTGGCCGGCTGGCTCGACGGTTCGGCCCCGCTCGACGGCCTGACGGTGGACACGGACCTGCGCTGGCGCCTGCTGCACGCGCTGGTCGCCCACGGCAAGGCGGACGCGACGGAGATCGACGCCGAGCTGGCCCGCGACAACACGGCGACGGGCCGCCGCCAGGCGGAGCGCGCCCGCGCCCTGCGCCCGACGGGGGAGGCCAAGGCCGACGCGTGGCAGCGAGCGGTGTACGACGACGAGCTGCCGAACGCGGTGAGCGACTCGCTCATCTCGGGCTTCTCCCACCCGGGCCAGAAGGCACTGCTGGGCTCGTACGTGGCGAAGTACTTCGAGGTGATCGACGAGGTGTGGCAGCGCCGGTCCAGTGAGCGCGCGCAGCCGATCGCGATCGGCCTGTACCCGTCGTGGGCGGTGGCCCCGGAGACGGTGACGGCGTCGGACGAGTGGCTGACGGGCGACCACTCGCAGGCCCTGCGCCGTCTGGTGTCGGAGGGGCGGGCGGGCATCGTCCGCGCGTTGGCGGCGCGGGACTTCGACGCGCAGTCCTGA